In Oryza glaberrima chromosome 8, OglaRS2, whole genome shotgun sequence, the following are encoded in one genomic region:
- the LOC127781770 gene encoding vegetative cell wall protein gp1-like has protein sequence MASSGCHLLVLLLAFSAFHCSYAARHLLDTAAAAAAPEAAPAQPSMPTVPTTLPPIPSIPAVPKLTVPPMPSVPIPKVTIPPTAAGTIPSLPIPAIPTTIPTIPTVPVTLPPMPSIPTTIPSIPTTIPTTIPTIPGFQMPPIPFMSSPPKTTSP, from the coding sequence ATGGCTTCTTCTGGTTGTCATCTTCTGGTTCTGCTCCTGGCCTTCTCAGCCTTCCATTGCAGCTACGCAGCTCGTCATCTTTTGGAcacagcagctgcagctgcagcaccAGAGGCAGCCCCAGCTCAGCCCTCCATGCCAACAGTTCCAACCACGCTGCCTCCGATACCTTCCATACCTGCAGTCCCCAAGCTGACAGTGCCCCCAATGCCATCTGTTCCTATCCCAAAGGTTACCATTCCCCCAACAGCCGCTGGCACAATTCCATCTCTTCCAATTCCGGCCATTCCGACCACCATACCAACCATTCCTACAGTTCCTGTTACCCTGCCACCAATGCCCTCAATCCCAACCACTATTCCATCCATTCCCACCACAATCCCGACGACGATCCCTACCATTCCCGGGTTCCAGATGCCACCAATCCCATTCATGTCCTCACCTCCCAAAACCACTAGCCCCTGA